The Pleomorphomonas sp. T1.2MG-36 sequence CTTGTTGTGGATCAGCGTACCGCCTCGGAAAATCGGCTGTGCAACGCCGGCGGCGATGCTCCAGCCGGTCGTCGCGGAGGCAAACAGGTCGCCAAGCTCGGCGGCGGACGTCGGCAGTGAGGCCGAGAGTGTCAGCTGCGGCAGCATGGCGGCGGTCGCAACTCCGATTCCGGCCGAGGCGCGGTGCAACTGCGCTTCCGCCGCCCTTATGTCGGGTCGCTGCTCGACAAGCGCCGACGGCACGCTGAGCGGCAGCGCATGCGGGAGTCCCAGGCCGGCGATGCGGAACTTGCGCGACGCATACTGATTCGGAAAATCGCCGATCAGCGCGGCGATGGTGTTCTGCTGCAGCGCCAAGGCCTTCTGCAGGGCCGGCAGGGACGCCTGGGCTTGGGCCAGTGCCGCCTGCTGCTGCAGGACGTTGGCCCGCGCAGCCGTACCGATGCTGACCTGATTGTTGAGAACGCCGAGCAGTTCCTTGTAAGACGCGATCACTTCCTGCGAAGCCGCGATCTGCTCCCGATAGGACGCCTCCTGAATGACGGCTCTGGCCAGACTGGACGTCACCGTCAGATAGGTCGCCTCGGCAGTGAAGCCTTGCGCCTCGGCCGCCGCCTGCGCCGCTTCCACGGACCGGCGAGTCCCCCCGAAGATATCGAGGGGATAGGACAGGGAGGGCGCGGCGCTGTAGAGCGTGTAGATGCCGACGTTGGTCGAGCCGGTTGAATCGGCGCGCGTTGCATTGCCCGATAGCGACAGGCTGGGGAACAAACTGCCGCCCGCGGCCAGCGCCGTCTCGTTGGCCTGCTTCAGGGTCGCACGGGCCGCGTCGAGATCGGGATTGTTCTCGATCGCCTGCTTCATGAGGGCGTCGAGATCCTTGTTGCGGAAGAGTTCCCACCAACGGGCGGGCACGTCGGCACCATAGGCAAGGCTCGTACCGGTGGTACGGCCAGCAGTGGCATCACCAGATCCCAGATACCCCGCCTCGGGATCTAGCTTGGGCCGCTCGAAATC is a genomic window containing:
- a CDS encoding efflux transporter outer membrane subunit, with amino-acid sequence MTPARLVSLFLSVTMLAGCAVGPDFERPKLDPEAGYLGSGDATAGRTTGTSLAYGADVPARWWELFRNKDLDALMKQAIENNPDLDAARATLKQANETALAAGGSLFPSLSLSGNATRADSTGSTNVGIYTLYSAAPSLSYPLDIFGGTRRSVEAAQAAAEAQGFTAEATYLTVTSSLARAVIQEASYREQIAASQEVIASYKELLGVLNNQVSIGTAARANVLQQQAALAQAQASLPALQKALALQQNTIAALIGDFPNQYASRKFRIAGLGLPHALPLSVPSALVEQRPDIRAAEAQLHRASAGIGVATAAMLPQLTLSASLPTSAAELGDLFASATTGWSIAAGVAQPIFRGGTLIHNKRAAEAGYEAALANYRSSVLAAFRDVANALRALQHDRQALAGYLAAEKAAKESLDLSQTLFKAGTASYTDVLTAQSTYQSARLARASAEASRYLDAVALFEALGGGWWNRPDNFVALANTDPQKTMPSVSGEKK